One genomic region from Campylobacter sp. RM5004 encodes:
- the ppsA gene encoding phosphoenolpyruvate synthase, translating into MEYVIAFSKLRMSDVEIVGGKNASLGEMISNLSGSGVRVPDGFATTAKAFKDFLAYNNLDEIINNELKNLNPDDLNALAKSGEKIRNLITKANFQPLFLEQIKKFYKELDSDGLGTFAVRSSATAEDLPDASFAGQQETFLNVSGIDDVLDKIRLVFASLYNDRAISYRVHKGFSHFDVALSAGIQRMVRSDKGSSGVMFSLDTESGFSDVVFITSSYGLGECVVQGAVNPDEFYVSKTCLKMGRKAIISKKIGSKLIKMEFKEERKLGENAVKVVDVEKHLQDRFSLNDEQINELAKYALIIEEHYKRPMDIEWGLDAIDNKIYILQARPETVQSQKKKDVSYELKEESKVLITGRAIGQKVSVGVVKVINDISEINLVNDGDVIVTDMTDPNWEPVMKKAAAIVTNRGGRTCHAAIIARELGIGAVVGTGNATSVLKNGEIVSVSCVHGDEGRIYEGALKYEIKEQEEIEVKNCDVKIMMNIGNPALAFKFAQIPNDGVGLARLEFIINNHIGIHPNAILDYDKIDNELRAKIDNAMKGYLNPKSFFVEKLAEGIATIAAAFYPKPVIIRLSDFKTNEYRKLLGGELYEMHEENPMLGFRGASRYLAPNFAKCFKLECEALKIARDEMGLTNIEIMVPFVRTLSQANSVINLLAKNGLKRGEKGLRVIMMCEVPSNAILCDEFLEFFDGFSIGSNDLTQLTLGLDRDSGMDILVADFDERDEAVLFMIERAINACKKAGKYVGICGQGPSDHIDLAIWLKQKEISSMSLNPDSVISTYKRLMSM; encoded by the coding sequence ATGGAATATGTTATAGCTTTTTCTAAGCTTAGAATGAGTGATGTAGAAATTGTTGGCGGCAAGAATGCTAGCTTAGGAGAAATGATTTCAAATCTTAGCGGAAGTGGTGTTCGTGTGCCTGATGGCTTTGCAACTACTGCTAAAGCTTTTAAAGATTTTTTAGCTTATAATAATTTAGATGAGATTATTAATAATGAGCTTAAAAACTTAAATCCTGATGATTTAAATGCCCTTGCAAAAAGTGGAGAAAAGATTAGAAATTTAATAACTAAAGCTAATTTTCAACCTTTATTTTTAGAACAAATCAAAAAGTTTTATAAAGAATTAGATAGCGATGGTTTAGGAACTTTTGCCGTTCGCTCATCTGCTACGGCTGAAGATTTGCCTGATGCTTCTTTTGCTGGACAGCAAGAAACATTTTTAAATGTAAGCGGAATTGATGATGTATTAGACAAAATCCGTTTGGTTTTTGCATCACTTTATAATGATAGAGCGATTTCTTATAGAGTTCATAAGGGCTTTTCTCATTTTGATGTAGCACTAAGTGCAGGTATTCAAAGAATGGTAAGAAGTGATAAGGGTAGCTCTGGTGTTATGTTTAGCTTAGATACTGAGAGTGGATTTAGTGATGTTGTATTTATAACTTCATCGTATGGTCTTGGCGAATGTGTAGTGCAAGGTGCTGTAAATCCTGATGAATTTTATGTATCAAAAACTTGCCTAAAAATGGGTCGCAAAGCAATAATTTCAAAAAAAATCGGCTCAAAACTTATAAAAATGGAGTTTAAAGAAGAAAGAAAATTAGGCGAAAACGCTGTAAAAGTCGTAGATGTTGAAAAACACTTACAAGATAGATTTAGCCTAAACGATGAACAAATAAACGAACTTGCAAAATACGCTCTAATAATAGAAGAACACTATAAAAGACCTATGGATATTGAATGGGGGCTTGACGCAATAGATAATAAAATCTATATTTTACAAGCAAGACCTGAAACCGTGCAATCACAAAAGAAAAAAGATGTAAGCTATGAGCTAAAAGAAGAATCAAAAGTATTAATAACAGGTAGAGCAATAGGTCAAAAAGTAAGTGTCGGAGTAGTTAAGGTAATAAATGATATAAGCGAGATTAATCTAGTAAATGATGGAGATGTAATAGTAACTGATATGACTGATCCAAACTGGGAACCTGTAATGAAAAAGGCTGCAGCTATTGTTACAAATAGGGGTGGTAGGACTTGTCATGCGGCAATTATTGCAAGAGAATTAGGAATTGGTGCAGTTGTTGGCACTGGCAATGCTACAAGCGTATTAAAAAATGGTGAAATTGTAAGTGTAAGTTGCGTGCATGGAGATGAAGGTAGGATTTATGAAGGCGCTTTAAAATACGAAATAAAAGAGCAAGAAGAAATTGAAGTTAAAAATTGTGATGTAAAAATTATGATGAATATAGGAAATCCTGCTCTAGCCTTTAAATTCGCTCAAATACCAAATGATGGGGTAGGACTTGCTAGACTTGAGTTTATTATAAATAATCACATAGGAATTCATCCAAATGCTATTTTAGATTATGACAAAATAGATAATGAATTAAGAGCTAAGATTGATAATGCTATGAAAGGTTATTTAAATCCTAAAAGCTTTTTTGTAGAAAAATTAGCTGAAGGTATTGCTACAATTGCAGCTGCTTTTTATCCTAAGCCTGTGATTATTAGATTAAGTGATTTTAAAACTAATGAATATAGAAAATTATTAGGCGGAGAGCTTTACGAAATGCACGAAGAAAATCCTATGCTAGGATTTAGAGGTGCAAGTAGATATTTAGCACCTAATTTTGCTAAATGCTTTAAGCTTGAATGCGAAGCTTTAAAAATCGCAAGAGATGAAATGGGTCTAACAAATATTGAAATTATGGTGCCATTTGTAAGAACTCTTTCTCAAGCAAACTCAGTTATCAATCTCTTAGCAAAAAACGGCTTAAAGCGTGGAGAAAAAGGCTTGAGAGTTATTATGATGTGCGAAGTTCCATCTAATGCTATTTTATGCGATGAGTTTTTAGAATTTTTTGATGGCTTTAGTATAGGAAGCAATGATTTAACCCAGCTTACTTTAGGGCTTGATAGAGATAGTGGAATGGATATTTTAGTAGCTGATTTTGATGAAAGAGATGAAGCTGTTTTATTTATGATAGAAAGAGCGATTAATGCATGCAAAAAAGCAGGTAAATATGTAGGTATTTGCGGACAAGGTCCAAGCGATCATATAGATTTAGCAATTTGGCTAAAACAAAAAGAAATAAGCTCAATGTCGCTTAATCCTGATAGTGTGATTTCTACATATAAACGCTTAATGAGTATGTAA
- a CDS encoding pyruvate, water dikinase regulatory protein — MIKKKIVFFISDGTGITAETFAHSVLAQFEEEYEFVQIREPFINTEEKALKVAEKINELAINDIPLAFSTLINENIAKHIKNSNCVFIDLLEPFVSLISNKLNVKPSIRYGLSHSSNKNYQNRIEAINFTLEHDDGQFVYALDNAQIILIGVSRSAKTPTSLYLAMQYGIKVANYPLTPDDFKACALPSALLPYKHKLFGLSIDAYRLSEIRNERMPNSNYSSLINCKNEVKNAEFLMRINNIPFLNITNKSIEEVTTTLLDIFDIHN, encoded by the coding sequence ATGATAAAAAAGAAAATTGTATTTTTTATAAGTGATGGCACGGGAATTACGGCTGAGACTTTTGCGCATTCGGTTTTAGCTCAATTTGAAGAAGAATACGAATTCGTTCAGATTAGAGAGCCTTTTATTAATACAGAAGAAAAAGCTTTAAAAGTAGCCGAAAAAATAAATGAATTAGCAATTAATGATATTCCTTTGGCATTTAGCACTTTAATAAATGAAAATATCGCAAAACATATTAAAAACTCAAATTGTGTTTTTATAGATTTATTAGAGCCTTTTGTTAGCTTAATTTCAAATAAATTAAATGTAAAACCTAGCATTAGATATGGCTTATCGCATTCAAGTAATAAAAACTATCAAAATAGAATTGAAGCTATTAATTTTACTCTTGAGCATGATGATGGACAATTTGTATATGCCTTAGATAATGCTCAAATTATTTTAATAGGCGTTTCAAGGTCGGCAAAAACGCCAACTAGCCTTTATCTTGCTATGCAATATGGAATTAAGGTTGCAAATTATCCATTAACTCCTGATGATTTTAAGGCTTGTGCTTTGCCTAGTGCTTTGCTTCCTTATAAGCATAAATTATTTGGGCTTAGTATTGATGCTTATCGCTTAAGCGAGATTAGAAACGAAAGAATGCCTAATTCAAATTATTCAAGCTTAATTAATTGTAAAAATGAAGTTAAAAACGCAGAATTTTTAATGAGAATAAACAATATTCCTTTTTTAAATATCACAAATAAAAGTATAGAAGAAGTTACGACAACTTTGCTTGATATTTTTGATATACATAATTAA
- a CDS encoding HAD family hydrolase — protein MIIFFDLDGTLIDSTQPIITSLRKALESYDFKLSDEYIKSLIGMSTEGMFETIGVSKDKVTDIVKLYRQNYKLYYKDGTSLLEGAKEAVKLASKHAKVGLVTTKSVYFAKEILKDFDMFDDFSVVVGGDEVKYCKPNPEPIYKALSRLKGSEMLEISELKKEFDFSKIYMIGDTLNDTEAAKAAGVNAYVTLFEYTDMNTLKQSCDKIFKTPLECVQDILK, from the coding sequence ATGATTATATTTTTTGATTTAGATGGAACTTTAATTGACTCAACTCAACCTATTATCACAAGTCTTAGAAAGGCTTTAGAAAGCTATGATTTTAAATTAAGCGATGAGTATATTAAGTCTTTAATAGGAATGTCTACTGAAGGAATGTTTGAAACAATTGGAGTTTCAAAAGATAAGGTAACTGATATTGTTAAATTATATAGACAAAATTATAAGCTTTATTATAAAGATGGAACAAGTCTTTTAGAAGGTGCAAAAGAAGCTGTAAAACTAGCTAGCAAACATGCAAAAGTAGGATTAGTTACTACAAAATCTGTTTATTTTGCTAAAGAAATTTTAAAAGATTTTGATATGTTTGATGATTTTAGCGTTGTTGTAGGCGGAGATGAAGTTAAATATTGTAAGCCAAATCCTGAGCCAATATATAAAGCTCTTAGCCGCTTAAAAGGCTCTGAAATGCTTGAAATTAGTGAGCTTAAAAAAGAATTTGATTTTAGTAAAATCTATATGATAGGAGATACACTAAATGATACTGAAGCTGCTAAGGCTGCTGGGGTGAATGCTTATGTAACTTTATTTGAATATACAGATATGAATACACTTAAGCAAAGCTGCGATAAAATATTTAAAACCCCACTTGAATGCGTTCAAGATATTTTAAAATAA
- a CDS encoding MarR family transcriptional regulator translates to MFFKKITYANRKIVSKLNEILKPFNVNATDWRVFAYLSSTKSASLSEICEFYQMDKALVSRVCKKLENLEYIEYSSSSDKREKIISLSLKGKELYFDAHLLISEYEKQVSMDLDYAEFGMFINILDKINKKL, encoded by the coding sequence ATGTTTTTTAAGAAAATCACTTATGCAAACAGAAAAATAGTAAGTAAATTAAATGAAATTTTAAAGCCATTTAATGTAAATGCAACTGATTGGAGAGTATTTGCTTATCTTAGTTCTACTAAGAGTGCAAGTCTTAGTGAAATTTGTGAGTTTTATCAAATGGATAAAGCACTTGTTTCAAGGGTTTGCAAAAAACTTGAAAACCTTGAATATATTGAGTATTCAAGCTCAAGCGATAAAAGAGAAAAGATAATTTCACTTAGTTTAAAAGGCAAAGAATTATATTTTGATGCACATTTATTAATAAGCGAATATGAAAAGCAAGTTAGCATGGATTTAGATTATGCTGAATTTGGAATGTTTATAAATATACTTGATAAAATCAATAAAAAATTATAA
- a CDS encoding MFS transporter, which yields MGLSKKYNIWNKNFICVFIINFVICLVFYISTVASTDFAKSVLNSSTSMAGLANGIFVIGALLSRLYFGSIIDNINIKKVMIISTLLYFIPNLYYLFLSTNIELIVARFFAGIFYGICSCACGAAVARLVPSNKRGVGIGYYAISVVLSSAIGPFLAVYLVGLNKFDLCFIISLSTIFLALISSILIKVKRFKKHNIHNVKKSFSIFNYIEKSVLGVAYVVFCLGFTYGAILAFISSYSKELDLIKAGSVFFIIYACVSVFSRPISGKVFDKIGANYVIVPSLLFFVASFAILAYVNNPFMMYLSAIFCALGYGNATSSLQSLAIKLAPKKKLGLANSTFFIALDVGMGVSPYLLGLIEPKYGHSNIYMICALIILFSLILYYALVIRKSKNFQKDLKDYEDNFLEKNHSEIIIKD from the coding sequence ATGGGATTATCCAAAAAGTATAATATTTGGAACAAGAACTTTATTTGTGTTTTTATTATCAATTTTGTAATTTGTTTAGTATTTTACATAAGCACCGTTGCAAGCACTGATTTTGCTAAAAGTGTTCTTAATTCTAGCACTTCAATGGCAGGACTTGCAAATGGTATTTTCGTAATTGGAGCTTTGCTTTCAAGGCTTTATTTTGGCTCAATTATTGATAATATAAACATAAAAAAAGTTATGATTATAAGCACATTGCTTTATTTTATACCTAATTTATATTATTTGTTTTTATCAACTAATATTGAATTAATAGTAGCTAGATTTTTTGCAGGGATTTTTTATGGGATTTGCTCTTGTGCTTGCGGGGCTGCGGTTGCAAGACTTGTGCCTAGCAATAAAAGAGGTGTTGGAATAGGTTATTATGCAATTAGCGTGGTATTAAGCTCAGCAATAGGTCCATTTTTAGCTGTTTATTTGGTTGGTTTAAATAAGTTTGATTTATGTTTTATTATATCTTTATCTACTATATTTTTAGCCTTAATTTCAAGTATATTAATAAAGGTAAAGCGTTTTAAAAAGCATAATATTCATAATGTTAAAAAATCTTTTTCTATATTTAATTATATTGAAAAATCAGTTTTAGGTGTAGCTTATGTTGTGTTTTGCTTAGGTTTTACTTATGGTGCGATATTAGCTTTTATAAGTTCATATTCAAAAGAGCTTGACTTAATCAAGGCTGGTTCGGTATTTTTTATTATTTATGCTTGTGTTTCGGTATTTTCAAGACCGATTTCAGGAAAAGTATTTGATAAAATCGGTGCAAATTATGTAATAGTTCCATCTTTATTGTTTTTTGTTGCAAGTTTTGCGATATTAGCTTATGTTAATAATCCTTTTATGATGTATTTATCGGCTATTTTTTGTGCTTTAGGATATGGAAATGCAACTTCAAGCCTTCAATCACTTGCAATAAAATTAGCACCTAAGAAGAAATTGGGTCTTGCTAATTCAACCTTTTTTATAGCCTTAGATGTTGGTATGGGAGTAAGTCCATATTTATTAGGTTTAATTGAGCCAAAATACGGACATTCAAACATTTATATGATTTGTGCTTTAATTATTTTGTTTTCTTTAATATTGTATTATGCTCTAGTCATTAGAAAATCAAAGAATTTTCAAAAAGATTTAAAAGATTATGAAGATAATTTTTTAGAAAAAAATCATTCAGAAATTATTATTAAAGATTAG
- the fabG gene encoding 3-oxoacyl-ACP reductase FabG, translated as MQFSGKNVLITGASKGIGAEIARVLAGFGLKVWINYRSKPELAENLKSEIEQNGGKAAIICFDASDDAAFSDAIKTIVDCDGELSYLVNNAGITKDKLVLRMSEEDFNDVIKANLNSTFIGCKEAFKVMSKKRFGSVVNISSVVGEMGNAGQVNYSASKGGVIAMTKSYAKECASRNIRFNAITPGFIESDMTDVLSDEIKQTYYKAIPLARFGKPSEVANAVAFLLSDYSSYITGEILKVNGGMYV; from the coding sequence ATGCAATTTAGTGGAAAAAACGTATTAATTACAGGTGCATCAAAAGGAATTGGTGCTGAAATTGCTAGAGTTTTAGCTGGTTTTGGTCTAAAAGTATGGATAAACTATCGCTCAAAACCAGAACTTGCAGAGAATTTAAAATCGGAAATTGAACAAAACGGCGGTAAAGCTGCGATTATTTGTTTTGATGCAAGTGATGACGCTGCATTTAGTGATGCTATAAAAACAATTGTTGATTGCGATGGAGAATTAAGCTATTTAGTAAATAACGCAGGAATTACTAAAGATAAATTAGTATTAAGAATGAGCGAAGAAGACTTTAACGATGTTATTAAAGCTAATTTAAACTCAACTTTTATAGGTTGTAAAGAAGCGTTTAAAGTAATGAGTAAAAAACGCTTTGGCTCGGTTGTAAATATTAGCTCAGTTGTTGGTGAAATGGGTAATGCAGGTCAAGTAAATTACTCAGCTAGTAAAGGTGGCGTTATTGCTATGACAAAATCTTATGCAAAAGAATGTGCTAGTAGAAACATTCGCTTTAATGCAATTACTCCAGGCTTTATTGAAAGCGATATGACTGATGTTTTAAGCGATGAAATCAAGCAAACTTATTATAAGGCAATTCCACTTGCAAGATTTGGAAAACCTAGCGAAGTTGCAAATGCAGTAGCGTTTTTATTAAGTGATTATTCAAGCTATATAACAGGCGAGATTTTAAAGGTTAATGGCGGAATGTATGTGTAA
- the acpP gene encoding acyl carrier protein — MSIFEDVKKVIVEELGADEASITPDAKIIEDLGADSLDVVELIMALEEKFDISIPDEDGQKIATVDDIVKYIEAKKQ, encoded by the coding sequence ATGTCTATTTTTGAAGATGTTAAAAAAGTTATCGTAGAAGAGTTAGGAGCTGATGAAGCTAGCATTACACCTGATGCAAAAATTATTGAAGATTTAGGTGCTGATTCACTTGACGTAGTTGAATTAATTATGGCTTTAGAAGAGAAATTTGATATTTCAATTCCTGATGAAGATGGTCAAAAAATCGCAACAGTTGATGATATCGTAAAATATATTGAAGCAAAAAAACAATAA
- a CDS encoding beta-ketoacyl-ACP synthase II, whose amino-acid sequence MRRVVVTGIGMINALGLDKESSFKAICDGKSGVGEITLFDTSDSSVKIAAEVKGFDPLTVLNAKDVKKADRFIQLGLHAAKEAINDAKFNMVDGVINDIDLDEFGVVSAAGIGGLPNIEKNSNVCLQKGASRISPFFIPSALVNMLGGMASIEYKLKGPNLSCVTACAAGTHALGEAYKTIVCNQAKKMLVIGAESAICPVGIGGFASMKALSTKNDTPESASSPFDASRDGFVMGEGAAALVLEEYEDAIKRGATIYAELIGFGESADANHITSPALDGPLRAMKKALCMAKGFECGKDKIKIDYINAHGTSTPANDKNETAAMKELFKDDMPLVSSTKGQTGHCLGAAGAIEAVICLMAMRDGIIPPTINYKNPDPDCDLDYVPNVARKCEIKTAMSNSFGFGGTNASVIFRKLD is encoded by the coding sequence TTGAGAAGAGTAGTTGTAACTGGCATTGGTATGATAAATGCCCTTGGGCTTGATAAAGAAAGTTCGTTTAAGGCGATTTGTGATGGAAAAAGCGGTGTTGGAGAAATTACTCTTTTTGATACTAGCGATTCTAGTGTAAAAATTGCCGCAGAAGTAAAAGGATTTGATCCTTTAACAGTTTTAAATGCAAAAGATGTAAAAAAAGCTGATAGATTTATACAATTAGGTCTGCACGCAGCAAAAGAAGCTATAAATGATGCTAAATTTAATATGGTTGATGGCGTTATAAATGATATTGACTTAGATGAATTTGGAGTAGTTAGTGCTGCAGGTATTGGTGGATTACCTAATATTGAGAAGAATTCTAATGTATGTTTGCAAAAGGGCGCAAGCAGAATTTCGCCTTTTTTCATACCTTCAGCTCTAGTGAATATGCTAGGGGGAATGGCGTCTATTGAGTATAAATTAAAAGGTCCTAATTTATCTTGTGTAACTGCATGTGCTGCAGGAACTCATGCTTTAGGAGAGGCTTATAAGACAATCGTTTGTAACCAAGCTAAAAAAATGCTAGTAATTGGTGCAGAATCAGCTATTTGTCCAGTTGGAATTGGCGGTTTTGCTTCTATGAAAGCATTATCAACTAAAAATGATACACCAGAGAGTGCAAGTAGCCCATTTGATGCTAGTAGAGATGGCTTTGTTATGGGAGAAGGTGCGGCTGCTTTAGTTTTAGAAGAGTATGAAGATGCTATCAAAAGAGGTGCTACAATTTATGCTGAGCTTATAGGATTTGGTGAGAGTGCAGATGCAAATCATATAACTTCACCAGCATTAGATGGTCCATTAAGAGCTATGAAAAAAGCATTGTGTATGGCAAAAGGTTTTGAGTGTGGAAAAGATAAAATCAAAATTGATTATATCAACGCTCACGGAACTTCAACTCCTGCAAATGATAAAAATGAAACAGCAGCTATGAAAGAACTATTTAAAGATGATATGCCTTTAGTAAGTTCAACAAAAGGACAAACAGGACATTGTTTAGGTGCAGCTGGTGCGATTGAAGCAGTAATTTGTCTAATGGCTATGAGAGATGGAATAATTCCTCCAACAATTAATTACAAAAATCCTGATCCTGATTGCGATTTAGACTATGTTCCAAATGTAGCTAGAAAATGTGAGATTAAAACTGCAATGAGTAACTCATTTGGTTTTGGTGGAACAAATGCATCGGTAATTTTTAGAAAATTGGATTAA
- a CDS encoding acetyl-CoA carboxylase carboxyltransferase subunit alpha yields MAAYLDFEKNIQQLDEDIVNANIKGDIEAVKILKKNLEKELTKTYKNLSDFQKLQLARHPDRPYSLDYVRILLKNAHELHGDRAFRDDPAIVCYAGYIGEQKVMLIGEQKGRGTKYKLHRNFGMPHPEGYRKVLRFARMAEKFRIPIVFLVDTPGAYPGVGAEERGQSEAIATNLYELSALKTIIISIVIGEGGSGGALALGVADKLAMLKNSVFSVISPEGCAAILWNDPSKSEAATKAMKISADDLLEQGLIDDIIEEGIAHRNKEQTANNIQNYILEKIEELKLLNVDELVAKRMQKILKLGSYSEDK; encoded by the coding sequence ATGGCAGCTTATTTAGATTTTGAAAAAAACATTCAGCAACTTGATGAAGATATAGTAAATGCTAATATAAAAGGCGATATAGAAGCAGTTAAAATTCTTAAAAAGAATTTAGAAAAGGAATTAACTAAAACTTATAAGAATTTAAGTGATTTTCAGAAATTACAATTAGCTAGACATCCAGATCGCCCTTATTCTCTTGATTATGTTAGAATTTTATTAAAAAATGCTCATGAATTGCATGGCGATAGAGCTTTCAGAGATGATCCTGCGATAGTTTGTTATGCAGGATATATCGGAGAGCAAAAAGTAATGCTTATCGGAGAGCAAAAAGGTCGTGGAACTAAGTATAAACTTCACAGAAACTTTGGTATGCCACATCCTGAAGGATATCGTAAGGTTTTAAGATTTGCTAGAATGGCTGAGAAATTTAGAATTCCTATCGTATTTTTAGTAGATACTCCAGGTGCATATCCTGGTGTAGGTGCTGAAGAAAGAGGACAAAGCGAAGCAATTGCTACAAATCTTTATGAATTAAGTGCATTAAAAACTATAATAATTTCAATAGTTATAGGAGAAGGTGGAAGTGGTGGAGCTTTAGCTTTAGGTGTTGCCGATAAACTTGCAATGCTTAAAAACTCAGTATTTTCGGTAATTTCTCCTGAAGGTTGTGCAGCTATTTTATGGAATGACCCAAGCAAGAGTGAAGCTGCAACAAAAGCTATGAAAATTAGTGCAGATGATTTATTAGAGCAAGGCTTGATTGATGATATTATTGAAGAAGGAATTGCTCATAGAAATAAAGAACAAACAGCAAATAATATTCAAAACTATATCTTAGAAAAAATTGAAGAGCTAAAGCTATTAAATGTAGATGAGTTAGTTGCAAAGAGAATGCAAAAAATCTTAAAGCTAGGTTCTTATAGCGAAGATAAATGA
- the hemH gene encoding ferrochelatase, with protein sequence MKYVFLLNMGGVNQLSECDVFLKNMFNDPNILGIKSKLLRSFVAFMIRKSRIKQMKENYKKIGEKSPLTQIQKSLCDKLNTMQNEFKFDFISTYVPPFASEVLAKYDFKEDDEIILFPLYPHHSITTTTSSLQDFYKHFKRKDKVKEVKYFYEDKAYNDILINEINKQKQADILIISAHSLPIKTIKNGDLYEEHIKAHFEILKNHFKDKFKEIRLAYQSKLGPVKWLEPALSDELNTLDNKSVLIFPLSFCIDCSETVLELDIEYRHQYKGEYAVCKCPNDSDEFAEYILNKVRSI encoded by the coding sequence ATGAAATATGTATTTTTACTTAATATGGGTGGAGTAAATCAGCTTAGTGAGTGTGATGTATTTTTAAAAAATATGTTTAACGACCCAAATATCTTAGGTATTAAATCAAAATTACTTAGAAGTTTTGTTGCTTTTATGATAAGAAAATCTCGTATAAAGCAAATGAAAGAAAATTATAAAAAAATCGGCGAAAAAAGTCCGCTTACTCAAATCCAAAAATCTCTTTGTGATAAATTAAACACAATGCAAAACGAATTTAAATTTGATTTTATTTCTACTTATGTTCCGCCTTTTGCAAGTGAAGTTTTAGCAAAATATGATTTTAAAGAAGATGATGAGATTATATTATTTCCTTTGTATCCACATCATTCTATAACTACTACAACTTCTTCTTTGCAAGATTTTTATAAACATTTTAAACGAAAAGACAAGGTAAAAGAAGTTAAGTATTTTTATGAAGATAAAGCTTATAATGATATTTTAATAAATGAAATTAATAAGCAAAAACAAGCAGATATTTTGATAATTTCAGCACATTCTTTACCTATAAAGACTATTAAAAATGGTGATTTATATGAAGAGCATATTAAGGCACACTTTGAGATTTTAAAAAATCATTTTAAAGATAAATTTAAAGAAATTAGACTTGCATATCAATCAAAACTAGGCCCTGTAAAATGGCTTGAACCTGCTTTAAGCGATGAATTAAACACACTAGATAATAAAAGTGTTTTGATATTTCCTTTATCGTTTTGTATTGATTGCTCTGAAACCGTGCTTGAGCTTGATATAGAATATAGGCATCAATATAAGGGTGAATATGCTGTATGTAAATGCCCTAATGATAGTGATGAATTTGCCGAATATATTTTAAATAAAGTTAGAAGTATTTAA